The Candidatus Bathyarchaeota archaeon genome includes a region encoding these proteins:
- a CDS encoding rhodanese-like domain-containing protein: MSLREKMCSAMEEKFFKALRKGWHIITVEELKDRLDREEKIFLLDVRELDEFSSGHIEGAVNIPIHDVPNRMKELPEELDHPIVVMCLSGARSAYATMFLRVFGYNNVKNLDFGMSGWMNKGFPVAKEV; this comes from the coding sequence GAAGATGTGCTCTGCAATGGAGGAAAAGTTCTTCAAGGCACTTAGGAAAGGATGGCATATTATTACGGTTGAAGAGCTAAAGGATAGGCTCGATAGGGAGGAGAAGATCTTTCTACTCGATGTAAGAGAGCTTGACGAATTCTCGTCGGGGCATATCGAAGGTGCAGTCAATATTCCGATCCATGATGTGCCCAACAGGATGAAAGAACTACCAGAGGAGCTTGATCATCCGATAGTTGTGATGTGCCTGAGCGGTGCACGATCTGCATATGCCACGATGTTTCTAAGGGTATTCGGCTACAACAATGTCAAAAACCTCGATTTCGGGATGAGCGGATGGATGAACAAAGGTTTTCCTGTTGCAAAAGAGGTGTGA
- a CDS encoding phage tail protein: MSRRRFHKSFLPNRKYTAPSMQGKGGDILNKKILVIALVILVVSGAGAIFMTAGVIAPARPQVYGKYNFVVEIDGIAQAGFREVEGLNATVEVWEYREGTEQTTVRLEPGVARYGPLVLRWGVTQNAELWSWMEQTLQGNIERKNISVIILNQKREEVVRYNLEDAWPSSFNVDTLDSQDSGPAIEELVIQYEGLDRVGSLD, translated from the coding sequence TTGTCTAGAAGAAGGTTTCACAAATCTTTTCTACCTAACAGAAAGTATACTGCTCCGTCCATGCAAGGGAAAGGAGGTGATATTTTGAATAAGAAGATACTTGTCATTGCTCTTGTCATATTGGTTGTGAGTGGCGCTGGTGCGATTTTTATGACTGCGGGTGTGATTGCACCTGCCAGACCGCAAGTATACGGCAAATACAACTTCGTGGTTGAGATTGACGGAATAGCACAAGCAGGGTTCAGAGAGGTAGAAGGATTGAACGCCACAGTGGAAGTCTGGGAATATAGAGAAGGAACCGAACAGACGACCGTTAGATTGGAGCCAGGCGTAGCACGGTATGGTCCTCTAGTTTTAAGATGGGGAGTCACGCAGAACGCGGAATTGTGGAGCTGGATGGAACAAACACTTCAAGGGAACATCGAGAGGAAGAACATATCAGTGATAATTCTCAACCAGAAACGTGAAGAAGTGGTCAGATACAACCTAGAGGATGCTTGGCCAAGCAGTTTTAATGTAGATACACTGGACAGTCAAGATTCAGGACCAGCGATTGAAGAACTGGTGATCCAATATGAAGGACTTGACCGAGTAGGCTCCCTTGACTAG
- a CDS encoding GNAT family N-acetyltransferase encodes MIVEAADPEEYAEICDIVSKAFKQSRLENTIIKATTSEDPNFQKGDLRVAKVDGKVVSIMMLIRRPLRIETAILNGAIVAPVATHPDYQRKGYCSAVMRNAIQYMKTQGFDITILWGNPWLYPHYGYSPAMVKTEIVIKPKQDDSSEKESYEFRSFTEADLEQITQIYHSNTATRTCAEVRSATMWEWKPGGSEAKLETLIDKKGQVIGYLAVGTDWGRPCAHEIGVLNNEACGVIFNHILEIAKRKSLKEFYCIINPDHPFARFAFWHDCEIRIRSGSGAGMARLLNLVMFLTKMEKEFERRLRHSEFHNRECTLKILSEEEFAVLEINHGTVSVGTNGARSDYQLDIPLSCLNPLITGYKDISELVKNPSVRVSGGKWAVRLIKILFPTGLPYGGNLPLVWE; translated from the coding sequence ATGATAGTTGAGGCTGCTGATCCCGAAGAATATGCAGAAATCTGTGACATAGTGAGTAAGGCGTTCAAGCAGTCCAGACTAGAGAACACTATCATCAAGGCCACAACTAGTGAAGATCCAAACTTCCAGAAAGGAGATTTACGCGTAGCAAAGGTCGACGGAAAGGTTGTGAGTATTATGATGCTTATAAGGCGGCCGTTGAGGATTGAAACAGCTATATTGAACGGTGCAATTGTTGCTCCTGTTGCAACTCATCCTGACTATCAAAGAAAGGGTTATTGCTCAGCAGTGATGAGGAACGCCATTCAATACATGAAGACTCAAGGTTTTGACATAACAATATTATGGGGAAACCCATGGCTCTATCCACACTATGGATATTCACCTGCTATGGTGAAGACCGAGATTGTTATAAAACCTAAACAAGATGACTCATCGGAAAAGGAGTCATATGAATTTAGATCGTTCACAGAAGCCGATTTAGAACAAATTACGCAGATCTATCACAGTAACACAGCCACGAGAACTTGCGCTGAAGTACGGTCGGCAACAATGTGGGAATGGAAACCTGGAGGCTCCGAAGCTAAACTCGAGACTCTCATAGATAAGAAGGGGCAAGTGATAGGATATCTCGCTGTTGGAACAGATTGGGGCCGTCCATGCGCCCATGAAATAGGTGTTTTGAACAACGAAGCTTGCGGGGTCATTTTCAACCATATCCTTGAAATAGCAAAAAGAAAGAGTTTGAAGGAATTCTACTGCATTATTAATCCTGATCATCCGTTCGCTCGCTTTGCTTTCTGGCATGATTGTGAGATACGAATACGAAGTGGTAGTGGAGCTGGTATGGCGAGACTTCTGAATCTTGTTATGTTCTTGACCAAGATGGAGAAAGAATTCGAGCGTAGACTCCGCCATTCTGAGTTTCATAATCGAGAGTGTACATTGAAAATTCTAAGTGAGGAGGAGTTCGCCGTTCTGGAGATCAATCATGGAACCGTATCAGTTGGCACAAATGGTGCCAGGAGCGACTATCAACTCGATATTCCGCTGTCGTGTCTAAATCCTCTGATAACAGGATACAAAGACATTAGTGAATTGGTCAAAAATCCTAGCGTTAGAGTGAGTGGTGGAAAATGGGCTGTACGGCTAATCAAAATCTTGTTTCCGACCGGACTTCCGTATGGGGGAAACCTTCCACTCGTTTGGGAATAG